The Patescibacteria group bacterium nucleotide sequence AAAGTGTAGGCAAAATCTGAGAGCCCGGAAACTCTTTTTGAAGGATAAAAATATTTACAAACAAGAGTAATTTTCATTTAACTCTTTTCTGCAATCAAACAAATTCTTCTTTGAAAAAATGGTTTAAAATATGGAATTTTCATCATCAGTTTTTCAAGTGTCGAAAAAACCGGAAAATGAGATGACTTGTAGAATAATTTATTAATTATAAAATTTAATTTTAATAATTCTTTTTTCAAGTCACCGGGACTCATTACGTTTACGTGGGTTGGATCTTCTTTTAAAAGAAGATTTTTTTTTCTCATCTTTTCAAATAAATGGTTTTTATTGGGAGTATAAATTATTAATTTACCGTCTTTTTTCAATAAACGCCCGCATTCTTTAAGGGTTTGTCTAAAAGTATGTTTGGTAAGATGTTCGACTAAATCGGCTAAAATTATTTTATCAAATTTTTGATCTGCAAAGGGTTGTTTATGAGCCGGGCATTGAATAAATTTAATATTACTAATTTTTCGTTTTTTTGCCTCATTAATACAGTTGTAAATAGCTATTTTAGATAAATCGGTGCCAATTACTTTTGCACTATAACGGGCGCATTCAAAAGCAAAGGTGCCATTTGCGGTTCCGATGTCTAAAATTTTTTCATCAGTCGAAATCGGCAGAATCATTTCCATAACATTTTTAATTTTATTGAGATAATGTTTTGCACTTTTATTTTTTTTGTTAAGGGCATTATTAAAATATTGTTGGCTGTATTCTCGACCCGAAATTTTTTCGATCAAAAAATTATTTTTTAAATAGTCAACAATGATTTGACTAGGATTGGCGGGAATATTTTTAGGTTTGAATTTTAATTGCTGATAATTATCTAAAAAATAATTTATAAGCCGGATTTTATATTTGGATAAAACGACATTTTTCCCTAAGCCTTCTTTACGTTCAGTGGCCTTTCTAAGTAACAAACAGGGTTTGCCCAAATAATAACACTCCTCTTGATTCGAGCCGCCGTCAGTCATAATAAATTCAGCATGATCTAACAATTTGATGAATTGAAAGTAATCATAGCGGGGGCGAAGCTCAATATTTTCGTTTTTCGCTAAGCGCGACCAAAAACCAAATTTTTTTAAATTTTTTTTGGTGGGCGGATGTAAAATTACTAAGACTTTAATTTTTAGAGAAGCTTTTTCAATAATTTCGATGACTTTTTCGAAGCTATTTCTATTAAAAATATTTTCAAAACGATGCGTTGAAACGATCGCAAATTTTTCCTTAGGAATATCAACCTTAATGTGATGTTCGTTTTTCAACGCTAATCTTAAAGCATCTAATAAGGTATTGCCATGGGTATTAATTTTGATGCCTCGATATTTTTTAAGATTTTTATAAGACCAGTTATCCGGACAAAAAAAGACATTTGACATCCGAAATACGAGCAAGCGGGTCAATTCCTCGGGAAAAGGATGCCAAAGATTAAAAGACCGCAAGCCAGATTCTAAATGCCCAACTTTTAATTTGGCAATTTTAGCCATGGCTGCGCCCAAAAAAGTGGAGAAGGTATCACCATGCACCAAAACAATTCCAGACCGATCGTTTCGAAAAATTTGTTTTTTATGGAGAATGGTTTTGGCTAAAATTTTTATCGACCAGGTAATCATTTTGGGAATCGAGGTAATATCCGGTCCGTGGTATAAAACTACATCAGGATTTTTTAGGTTAAAAATTTTTCTTAAATTTGAGATTGTTTCTTGATGTTGACCGGTAAAAATAAAATTAAAAGGAATTTTCCTTTTTTTTAGCTCCACCATCACCGGAGCAGTTTTAATCAATTGTGCTTTGGTACCAACCACAAAATGAATCATTATTTAAAATATCTTTTTTTCTCAAAATATAGTATTTTTTCTTGGTTTAATCTTAATCTAAACAGCATTTCCGCTATTAGGGCTAAAACAATTAATAGAAAGCCGACGATCATTAATAACATTGAAACATAGACATAACTAACATAAGGTGAAACATGATGAGTAATGAGCCAGCGAATAAAAATAGACAAACCGCCCAAAAATCCAGGTAAAAATAAAACCATACCTACACAACCAAAGAATTTTAAGGGTTGGTAGTCTCGAAAGCTTCTGAGAATGATTTTAAAAACTTGCCAGCCGTAGTTAAAAAGATTTTTGGCAATTCGAGATTTACGGTTTTTAAAATATTTAACCGCGATTAGGACTTCGCCAATTTCTAAATCTTTAGCGGCCAAATCTAAAAACATTTCTTGGGTGTAAGTAAATTTACCAAATAAATTTAAATTTAACAAGGCTTCGCGAGAAAAGGCGCGAAAACCGCAAGAAACATCATAGACTCGTTTTTTGATTGCCCAACTAATAAATTTAGCTAAAATTTTATTGCCGAGCAATTTTGCGCCTGATAAATTTTTAATTTTGCGATTGTCAATAAATCTCGAACCAGTCACGAAATCTGCTTGGCGGTCTAAAATTGGCTGGATTAGCCGGGGGATATCTGAGGTGGAAAACTGGCCATCCGCATCAATATTCACCATAATATCCGCTTTTAATTTTAAGGCTTGATTGATGGCGGTACGCATTGCTTTTCCGACACCAAGATTTTTAGGGTGAGAAACCACATAATCGGCGCCGGCTTTTTTAGCCACCTGAACCGTTTTGTCGGTTGAGCCGTCGTCAATAACCATCACTTGAACCTGATTAATGCCTTTAATTTTTCTGGGAATTTGGGAAATGACTTTGGCAATATTTTCCGCTTCGTTTAAAGCGGGAATATTTACAATTAATTTCATAATTATCGTCCAATTCCTTTATATGGAATACCTAATTGTTGAATTTTGTTTTTGCCTAAACTGTTTTTGCCATCAACGATCGCAATAATTTTGTTTCTTTGCCAGGTTTCAGGTTTAATGTTGATAAATTCATCGTGATCAGTGGCTAAAATTACAGCTTGGCTTTTTTTTAAAATTTCTGCCAAACTTTTGCAGGTGGAAATTTCCGGCACATATGGATCAAAAGTTTCAAAACGAATCTTTTTTTGTTTTAAAATTTGGACAATTTTTAACGCCGGGCTTTGTCTTAAATCACCGACACCTTTTTTATAAGATAAGCCTAAAACGCCGACTTTTACTTGATTTAATTTTTTATTTTGTTTTTTGAGTAAAATTGAAAGTTGTTGAACTGTGTAACTAGGCATAGAATTGTTAATTTTTCGAGCCAGTTTCAAAAAGCGATGGTTAAAGCCGACTTTAGCCGCTTTTTGAATTAAATAATATGGGTCAACGCCAATGCAATGGCCACCTACTCCACAAGAGGGATAATGAGGCAAGAAAGCAAAGGGTTTGGTTGAGGCGCCTTTAATAACTTCTAAGACATCAATGCCCAAAGTGTCAAAAGAACGCGCCAATTCATTGACATAAGCGATATTGATATCACGAAAAGTATTTTCAACGATTTTGGTCGCTTCAGCTTCTTTAATGCCCTTGGTTTTATAAATTTGGGCGGAAATAATATTGGAATAAAATTTATAGGCTAAGTCGCGGCTTTTGGTGTTAATGCCACCAACAACTCGGGGGATATTATGAATCGTCCATTTGGTATTGCCCGGATCAATTCTTTCTGGACAATGGGCATAATAAAAATCTTCGCCAACTTTATATCCAGAACTCTCTATTATAGGAATGATAAC carries:
- a CDS encoding UDP-N-acetylglucosamine 2-epimerase translates to MIHFVVGTKAQLIKTAPVMVELKKRKIPFNFIFTGQHQETISNLRKIFNLKNPDVVLYHGPDITSIPKMITWSIKILAKTILHKKQIFRNDRSGIVLVHGDTFSTFLGAAMAKIAKLKVGHLESGLRSFNLWHPFPEELTRLLVFRMSNVFFCPDNWSYKNLKKYRGIKINTHGNTLLDALRLALKNEHHIKVDIPKEKFAIVSTHRFENIFNRNSFEKVIEIIEKASLKIKVLVILHPPTKKNLKKFGFWSRLAKNENIELRPRYDYFQFIKLLDHAEFIMTDGGSNQEECYYLGKPCLLLRKATERKEGLGKNVVLSKYKIRLINYFLDNYQQLKFKPKNIPANPSQIIVDYLKNNFLIEKISGREYSQQYFNNALNKKNKSAKHYLNKIKNVMEMILPISTDEKILDIGTANGTFAFECARYSAKVIGTDLSKIAIYNCINEAKKRKISNIKFIQCPAHKQPFADQKFDKIILADLVEHLTKHTFRQTLKECGRLLKKDGKLIIYTPNKNHLFEKMRKKNLLLKEDPTHVNVMSPGDLKKELLKLNFIINKLFYKSSHFPVFSTLEKLMMKIPYFKPFFQRRICLIAEKS
- a CDS encoding nucleotide sugar dehydrogenase translates to MKQISKKRQNVVIMGLGYVGSALTEAIIKNKKYHLIGFDIDPEKTQNLEKKFKNQNFETTTDDEVLEKANIIIISVPTPVYIDYTPNLTPLKNVSKSIAKHLQPKQLIILESTVNPGASEEVIIPIIESSGYKVGEDFYYAHCPERIDPGNTKWTIHNIPRVVGGINTKSRDLAYKFYSNIISAQIYKTKGIKEAEATKIVENTFRDINIAYVNELARSFDTLGIDVLEVIKGASTKPFAFLPHYPSCGVGGHCIGVDPYYLIQKAAKVGFNHRFLKLARKINNSMPSYTVQQLSILLKKQNKKLNQVKVGVLGLSYKKGVGDLRQSPALKIVQILKQKKIRFETFDPYVPEISTCKSLAEILKKSQAVILATDHDEFINIKPETWQRNKIIAIVDGKNSLGKNKIQQLGIPYKGIGR
- a CDS encoding glycosyltransferase family 2 protein — protein: MKLIVNIPALNEAENIAKVISQIPRKIKGINQVQVMVIDDGSTDKTVQVAKKAGADYVVSHPKNLGVGKAMRTAINQALKLKADIMVNIDADGQFSTSDIPRLIQPILDRQADFVTGSRFIDNRKIKNLSGAKLLGNKILAKFISWAIKKRVYDVSCGFRAFSREALLNLNLFGKFTYTQEMFLDLAAKDLEIGEVLIAVKYFKNRKSRIAKNLFNYGWQVFKIILRSFRDYQPLKFFGCVGMVLFLPGFLGGLSIFIRWLITHHVSPYVSYVYVSMLLMIVGFLLIVLALIAEMLFRLRLNQEKILYFEKKRYFK